From a single Botrytis cinerea B05.10 chromosome 16, complete sequence genomic region:
- the Bccab5 gene encoding Bccab5, with amino-acid sequence MLLIGLTGSIATGKSTVSSILSQAPYSLPIIDADLLARKVVEPGTPGYNKIVAHFSPTTPDLLLPPSPDHDNTKGAPLNRPALGRRVFGDSEERKRDRAVLNGIVHPAVRKEMYKQLLGCYLKGCWAVVLDVPLLFESGIDAICGTVLVVAVRDPKIQMQRLRDRDSHLTEEDAENRVKSQGDVREKAKRCQARGEGHGLVVWNDEGKDELKIELQKVMESIQGKSPRWWAWLLLLCPPLAGLAGIWNYWRNLTINKEWKRGELQAKAKL; translated from the coding sequence ATGCTACTAATTGGTCTCACCGGCTCTATCGCGACCGGTAAATCTACGGTCTCATCAATCCTTTCTCAAGCTCCATACTCTCTTCCCATTATCGATGCCGATTTACTTGCGCGCAAAGTTGTAGAACCCGGAACTCCAGGTTACAACAAGATTGTCGCACATTTCTCACCAACTACTCCCGATCtacttcttcctccttctcccgATCATGATAATACAAAAGGCGCACCGTTAAATAGGCCTGCACTAGGTAGAAGAGTGTTCGGGGATAgtgaggagagaaaaagagacaGGGCCGTGTTGAATGGAATTGTGCATCCCGCAGTCAGAAAAGAGATGTATAAACAATTGCTCGGGTGCTATCTAAAGGGTTGTTGGGCCGTAGTTCTTGATGTGCCTTTATTGTTTGAGAGCGGAATCGATGCGATATGTGGTACTGTCCTTGTCGTGGCCGTACGGGATCCAAAGATACAAATGCAAAGATTAAGGGACAGAGACTCGCATCTGACGGAAGAAGATGCTGAGAACAGGGTTAAGAGCCAAGGGGACGTGAGGGAAAAGGCAAAGAGATGTCAAGCCAGAGGGGAAGGACATGGGTTGGTAGTTTGGAACgatgaaggaaaagatgAATTGAAGATAGAGCTGCAAAAGGTTATGGAAAGTATACAAGGCAAGAGTCCTAGATGGTGGGCCTGGCTATTACTTTTATGCCCGCCACTAGCTGGTCTTGCTGGAATTTGGAACTATTGGAGAAATCTTACGATCAACAAAGAGTGGAAAAGAGGAGAGCTTCAAGCTAAGGCTAAGTTGTGA
- the Bcmed6 gene encoding Bcmed6 produces MASQDPPLDEIQWRDPNWLAGNSGLHENTVLHYFAQSPFFDLTSNNSVLTSQAMHNQNMSYILATRSAFEGRLKTMSGLEFLIAQEPAEMAPGTGTGVWVISKQTRRKRAQEEDEIIKHASYFVVGENIYMAPTVADVLGSRMLSIFTSLTNAISKVSELPNFSPSLGHTYMPPVPPRSKTITSAFSQASKENTPLPDPLATEAKNPSTNTSNNVLANHLLEETLNISLRYGDEYMDENPITGTPGDFHFSTTGRKEKEKLMVPPTSKPAGFGLSGKPAPPTPLKTDLGMQKKGNKGEKSPRTPGSGKPKRRKSKVLNGGVSPT; encoded by the exons ATGGCATCGCAAGACCCTCCTCTTGACGAGATACAATGGAGAGATCCAAATTGGCTTGCTGGGAATTCAGGTCTTCACGAAAATACCGTTCTTCATTACTTTGCGCAGTCTCCATTTTTTGATCTTACCTCGAATAATTCGGTCCTCACGTCACAAGCTATGCACAATCAAAATATGTCGTATATCCTCGCCACTCGGAGTGCTTTTGAGGGCCGACTGAAAACTATGTCTGGACTGGAATTTTTGATTGCACAAGAACCTGCGGAAATGGCGCCGGGTACCGGCACTGGAGTATGGGTAATTAGCAagcaaacaagaagaaagagagctcaagaagaagatgaaattataaaacatGCGTCATATTTTGTAGTCGGAGAGAACATTTACATGGCTCCTACTGTCGCAGATGTACTGGGCAGTAGAATg TTATCCATCTTCACGTCGCTCACAAATGCCATTTCGAAAGTATCCGAATTGCCCAAtttttctccctctctcgGTCATACATATATGCCACCAGTTCCACCACGATCCAAAACCATTACCTCAGCTTTCTCTCAGGCTTCCAAAGAGAATACGCCATTGCCCGATCCCCTTGCGACCGAAGCCAAAAATCCCTCCACTAATACCTCCAACAATGTACTCGCAAACCATCTTCTTGAAGAAACTCTTAACATATCGCTCAGATATGGCGATGAATACATGGATGAGAATCCTATTACCGGAACACCAGGTGATTTCCATTTTAGTACAACCGGtcgaaaggaaaaagaaaagcttaTGGTGCCACCAACATCAAAACCAGCAGGTTTTGGTCTGAGTGGTAAACCTGCACCTCCTACTCCATTAAAAACAGATTTGGGAatgcaaaagaaaggaaataagggagagaagagccCTAGAACTCCAGGATCAGGGAAACctaagagaagaaagagtaaAGTGCTGAATGGAGGGGTGAGTCCTACATAG
- the Bcecm16 gene encoding Bcecm16 codes for MPPKFTPRQRKHKVLARNKVNDTETPVDSNATEILPSSKAAHEEKKKKLKDELAGDNKISGKKAKRLEKYIESKLRKDENRILIEKLSKRNEEGGLYESSKKLGQGSLTRRERLARALKERERGIDIDGDGEELLFEKRTIREMESESSGEDDDEIDQKKEGGLFQGTATTTSSAPIPKTPAQTLQFGAGTGLKRPLEVDDDGKPVIQKRQRRGGVKSRISSKPQPPAAEPAWEGFSSDSEVDSDEEMKSDEDSDNSNTPDETDDKKRAELLKRLTGIFAEGGEGTDSEDSSEEGSSNEDSNEDSDDEDSEESEETSDPEHAQLLKNIMSIFEESKEGALQSALGNDKEENNEEGSSDEDSDEDDSDESSEEEDEDEDEVTSRKQERSSAFKAWATQQVNEAYGYEPSSNIPNATETPRIEGFEPRPLEQDPLPVELQPTTNLSRKAFSVTIERPSSIQDVRLKLPVVAEEQKIMEAIHNNNLVVVYGATGSGKTTQVPQFLYEAGYGTKDSPNPGMIGVTQPRRVAAVSMAKRVGDELADHGKRVAYQIRFEGTVSSETAIKFMTDGVLLREVAQDIALRKYSAIVIDEAHERSVNTDILIGMLSRVVKLREEMAEEDPSIKPLKLIIMSATLRITDFTENKTLFSTPPPVLQAEGRQYPVTTHFARKTHHDYVEEAFRKISKGHRKLPPGGILVFLTGQNEITHLSKKLKEAFKIGSTTTGPQVRISGKDAPMEAEDIDFGETMDTTNDDYVDDDDEVTFNDDEDFDIGEEADTGPSKMHILPLYSLLPTKEQLRVFEPPPDGSRLIVLATNVAETSLTIPGIRYVFDCGRSKERKYDKTTGVQSFEVGWISKASASQRAGRAGRTGPGHCYRFYSSAVYERDFEEFAEPEILRMPIEGVVLQLKSMNLQHVVNFPFPTPPDRQSLASSEKLLTYLSAISPSGQITPTGSTMSIFPLSPRFARILLVGHLHDCLPYTIALVAGLSAADIFIPENQVIPAATPREDEDSYLTTAEKIEQDARANLRRQFNKVHQSFCFLDDRSDAIKLLQAVGEFAHEPTESWCASHYVRYKTLKEISQLRRQITDLLRTNIPAFATLKYEEKLAPPTAKQVKALKQMVAAGFIDHVAIRADLAPTQPEAYRKPKRAIDVPYLTLFPSHLRVPNKHNDEDQEQDKAVYIHPASPLSHLSPNECPEYIIYSYLQKPAEDVNADGSRKRQKTRMHSLTDVTGGQLAGLAKGTSLLEYGKPIKEVMVKDKKTGKDAGAEEMRECWVVPYLRAEGSGGLGWPLPARKVVQKKVKGKGWIVE; via the coding sequence ATGCCTCCTAAATTTACGCCTCGACAGCGAAAGCATAAAGTGCTTGCGAGAAATAAAGTCAATGATACCGAGACACCTGTGGACTCCAATGCGACAGAGATCCTCCCCTCCTCGAAAGCCGCacatgaagaaaagaagaagaaattgaaggatgAGCTGGCAGGAGATAATAAAATTAgtggaaagaaagcaaaaagatTAGAGAAATATATCGAGTCGAAGCTGAGGAAGGATGAAAATAGGATATTAATCGAAAAGCTATCAAAGAGGAATGAAGAAGGAGGATTATATGAGAGTAGTAAGAAATTGGGCCAGGGTTCATTAACCAGGAGGGAACGATTGGCGCGAGCGctgaaggagagagagaggggtatcgatatcgatggagatggagaagaactACTTTTCGAAAAGAGGACGATtagggagatggaaagtGAGAGTAGTGGAGAGGATGACGACGAAATCGATCAAAAGAAGGAGGGCGGTCTTTTCCAAGGCACTGCGACTACGACATCTTCTGCTCCGATCCCAAAGACGCCCGCGCAAACATTACAATTTGGTGCAGGCACAGGTTTAAAGAGGCCACTCGAGGTTGATGATGACGGAAAGCCGGTAATACAAAAACGACAAAGGCGAGGAGGCGTTAAGTCGAGGATATCATCCAAACCACAACCCCCGGCCGCGGAACCAGCATGGGAAGGATTTTCTTCGGATTCAGAGGTCGACAGTGACGAAGAGATGAAATCAGATGAGGATTCTGACAATTCGAATACGCCAGATGAAACAGATGACAAAAAGCGTGCAGAGTTATTGAAACGTCTTACGGGTATTTTTGCCGAAGGTGGTGAGGGGACCGATTCGGAAGATAGCAGTGAGGAAGGATCTTCTAATGAAGACAGTAACGAAGACAGCGACGATGAAGACAGCGAAGAAAGCGAGGAGACAAGTGATCCAGAACACGCCCAGCTGCTAAAGAATATTATGTCTATTTTCGAAGAAAGCAAAGAGGGGGCGCTCCAATCAGCGCTTGGGAACGATAAGGAGGAGAACAACGAAGAAGGATCGTCAGATGAAGACagcgatgaagatgatagcGATGAGAGtagtgaagaggaagacgaggacgaggacgaggTTACCTCAAGGAAACAGGAACGCTCATCTGCGTTCAAAGCCTGGGCAACTCAACAAGTAAATGAAGCTTATGGATACGAGCCATCATCGAATATACCAAATGCGACAGAAACGCCAAGAATAGAAGGATTCGAACCTCGGCCTTTGGAACAGGATCCTTTACCAGTGGAATTACAACCAACTACCAATCTTTCACGAAAGGCATTTAGTGTTACTATAGAAAGACCTTCAAGTATTCAAGATGTCAGACTCAAACTCCCAGTCGTAGCCGAAGAACAGAAAATCATGGAAGCAATTCATAACAATAACTTAGTGGTTGTATATGGTGCCACGGGTTCTGGAAAAACCACTCAAGTACCTCAATTCTTATACGAAGCTGGGTATGGTACTAAAGACTCACCCAATCCCGGAATGATTGGAGTCACACAACCTCGAAGAGTTGCGGCCGTCAGTATGGCAAAGCGTGTAGGCGATGAGCTTGCTGATCATGGTAAGCGAGTCGCCTATCAGATTCGTTTTGAGGGAACAGTAAGTTCAGAAACTGCTATCAAGTTCATGACCGATGGTGTGCTTTTGAGAGAGGTTGCACAGGATATTGCTCTAAGAAAATACTCTGCCATTGTTATTGATGAAGCACACGAGAGGAGTGTGAATACAGATATTCTTATTGGTATGCTCAGTCGAGTGGTAAAGTTAAGAGAGGAAATGGCTGAAGAAGATCCGTCTATCAAACCATTGAAACTTATCATCATGTCTGCTACTTTACGAATTACAGATTTTACGGAGAACAAGACATTATTTTCTACTCCACCACCGGTACTTCAAGCGGAGGGTAGACAATACCCGGTCACTACTCATTTCGCCCGAAAGACGCATCACGATTATGTTGAAGAAGCATTCAGAAAGATTAGCAAAGGACATCGCAAACTTCCTCCAGGAGGAATCTTGGTATTCTTAACTGGTCAGAATGAAATTACACATCTCAGCAAGAAGTTGAAAGAGGCTTTTAAAATAGGCTCTACTACCACAGGACCACAAGTTCGCATATCCGGAAAAGATGCACCTATGGAAGCTGAAGATATCGATTTTGGTGAAACGATGGACACGACAAATGACGATTATGtcgacgatgatgacgaagTTACAtttaatgatgatgaagattttgatattggagaGGAAGCAGATACTGGACCTTCAAAGATGCACATACTACCATTATATTCCTTACTGCCCACGAAAGAGCAATTGAGAGTTTTTGAACCGCCTCCTGATGGTTCACGATTGATTGTATTGGCCACTAACGTTGCTGAAACGTCTCTCACAATCCCTGGTATTCGTTATGTTTTCGATTGTGGAAGATCAAAAGAACGCAAATACGACAAAACAACTGGAGTACAAAGTTTCGAGGTCGGATGGATTAGCAAAGCCAGTGCAAGTCAACGTGCAGGTCGTGCAGGTCGTACTGGTCCTGGACATTGCTATCGATTTTATTCATCAGCTGTTTATGAGAGAGATTTCGAAGAATTCGCGGAGCCGGAAATCTTACGAATGCCCATCGAAGGTGTGGTATTACAACTCAAGTCCATGAATTTGCAACACGTTGTCaatttcccattcccaacTCCACCAGATAGACAAAGTCTTGCTAGCTCCGAGAAACTTCTTACTTACCTCTCTGCAATTTCTCCTTCTGGTCAAATAACCCCAACTGGTTCCACCATGTCTATCTTCCCACTTTCGCCACGATTTGCTCGAATTCTCTTAGTAGGACATTTACACGATTGCCTTCCCTACACTATCGCTCTTGTAGCAGGTCTCTCTGCTGCCGATATATTTATTCCCGAAAACCAAGTCATCCCTGCCGCTACTCCCCGCGAAGACGAAGACTCATACCTGACTACTGCCGAGAAAATCGAACAAGACGCTCGCGCAAATCTCCGCCGCCAATTCAACAAAGTTCACCAATCGTTCTGTTTCCTTGACGATAGATCCGATGCCATTAAACTTCTGCAAGCCGTTGGTGAATTTGCCCACGAACCCACAGAATCATGGTGCGCGTCTCACTATGTACGCTACAAGACTCTCAAGGAAATCTCGCAACTGCGTCGTCAAATCACAGATCTTTTGAGAACCAATATACCAGCATTCGCAACATTGAAGTACGAAGAGAAACTAGCGCCCCCAACTGCTAAACAAGTCAAAGCACTTAAACAGATGGTTGCCGCAGGATTTATCGACCATGTCGCCATTCGAGCAGATTTGGCCCCGACACAACCTGAAGCTTACAGGAAACCCAAGAGAGCAATCGACGTTCCTTATCTCACACTCTTTCCCTCCCATCTTCGTGTTCCCAACAAACACAACGATGAAGACCAAGAACAAGACAAAGCAGTCTATATCCACCCTGCGTCTCCTTTATCCCATCTGTCTCCAAATGAATGTCCTGAATATATCATCTACTCGTATTTGCAAAAACCGGCTGAGGATGTTAATGCAGATGGATCGAGAAAGAGACAGAAGACTAGAATGCATAGCTTGACGGATGTTACCGGAGGACAACTTGCGGGTCTGGCCAAGGGGACAAGTTTGTTGGAGTATGGAAAACCGATCAAGGAGGTAATGGTTAAGGATAAGAAGACGGGGAAGGATGCGGGTGCAGAGGAAATGAGAGAGTGTTGGGTGGTGCCTTATTTGAGAGCGGAGGGGTCGGGAGGTTTGGGCTGGCCATTGCCGGCTAGGAAAGTTGTGCAGAAAAAGGTTAAAGGGAAAGGATGGATTGTTGAATAA